TGGGCGCCGCCCTGTTCCTGCTGGGCTCGCTGCTGTGCGCGCTGGCCTGGAACATGGCCGCCCTGATCGCCTTCCGGGTCGTCCAGGGCCTGGGCGGCGGCGCCCTCGCGGGCACCGTGCAGACACTGGCGGCGGATCTGTATCCGCTCGAGGAACGGCCCAAGATCCAGTCCAAACTGTCCACGGTGTGGGCGGTGTCGGCGGTCGCGGGCCCCGGCGTGGGCGGCGCCCTGGCCACGTACGCGGACTGGCGCTGGATCTTCCTCATCAACCTGCCGCTCGGCGCCGCGGCGTTGTGGCTGCTGGCCCGTCACCTCCACGAGCCGCCGAGGGAGTCGACGAGCGGCCGGCCCCGGATCGACTGGGCGGGCGCCCTGACCATCCTCGCCTGCGGAGGGGCCCTGCTGACGGCGCTGGTGCAGGGCGGGGTGGCCTGGTCCTGGCTCTCCTGGCCCTCGATCACCCTCCTGGGCACGGGTGTCGCCCTGATCGGCGTGCTGGTGCTGATCGAACGCCGGGCCGCCGAACCGATCATCCCGGGCTGGGTGTGGCGCCGCCGCACGATCGCGGCGGTGAACCTGGCGCTCGGCGCGCTGGGCCTGCTGATGGTGGCGCCCACGGTGTTCCTGGCGACCTACGCGCAGTCGGTGCTGGGCCTCGCGCCGGTGGCCGCCGGTTTCGTGGTCTCCGTCTGGACGCTGACCTGGCCGTTGTCGGCGGCCCTCAGCCAGCACGTCTACCGCCGCATCGGCTTCCGGAACACGTCGGTCCTCGGCATCACGGCTGCCGCGCTCGTCCTCTTCGCGTTCGCGTTCCTCCCCTACCCCGGCGAACCCTGGCAGCCGACGCTGCTGATGCTCCTGCTGGGCGCCGCGCTGGGGCTCTTCCAACTGCCCCTGATCATCGGCGTGCAGTCGTCGGTGGAGTGGGAGGAGCGGGGCACCGCCACCGCCTCCATCCTCTTCTGCCGCCAGACCGGCCAGACCCTGGGCGCGGCGGCCTTCGGCGCGGTCGCGAACGGGGTGCTGGCGTCCCGGCTGGGCGGCTCGGGAAACCTCGACGCGGTGACCCACGGCCTCGGCACCGGCCCGGCCCCCGAGCCGATCCGCGCGGCGATCGCGGACGCCGTGCACGCGGTGTACCTGGGCGCGGCCTGCGCGGCGACAGCGGCGCTCCTCGTCCTGCTGGTGGTGGCGCCTCGGAGATTTCCGGTGCTGAAGGACTGAGGGGGCATCGGCTCGCCTGCGACGGAGGGCGCCATGGCCCGCCTGCGACGGCGTACCCCCACAACCCCCTTCTGACCCTCGTTCAAAAACCTGAGTTAATCCGGGTAACACCCCAGGTCAGCGCCAGATCCTCCAAGTAAGCGCATACCGACCGATCAGTTTGCCGAAAGGCTCGCGCTTCGCCGAACCCACGAGTAGCGTTCACGCCCGCCCCCCTCCCTGCGGTCCGCACAACGGACCCGAGCCGCGCAAGGAGACCAAGGGATGACCGACCCGTTCTCGTCACCCCCGCACCAGACGCCGTACCCGCCGCACACCTCGTCCCCCTCGTACCAGACCTACCCCTGGGCCCCCCGGGAACCGGAGCCGCAACCGACGTCGGAGACCCCCCGCCACGCCCCCCTCGGCCACCACAGCGACCTGCGGGTGCTGCGCGGCGCCTACCGCTGGCAGCGGCGGGTGGCGACACTGACGGCCCTCGGCTACTTCGTGCTGTTCCTCCTCCTGTCCGCCTTCGCCCCCTCGTTCATGACGGGCGAGGTCAGCGGCGGACTCTCCACGGGCCTGCTGCTCGGCCTCATCCAGGTACCGGTGACCTGCCTCGCCATCTGGCTCTACGAGCACACCGCCCGCCTGCGCGTCGACCCGCTGGCCGACCGCATCCGCGACCTCGCGGCCGTCGACGCGAGGCGGGGGACGGTTCGATGAACATCGCCACCACCGCCGTCCTCACCGCCGGCGGCCCCTCCACCACGGCCGTGGGCGGACTCGCCGAGTTCAGCGGCTCGGCCCGCGCCATGTCGCTCGTCGGCTTCACCGCGGTCGCCACCATCACGCTCCTGCTGTGCGTGATGACGGGCCCCGACCGGGACGACCTCGACGAGTTCTACACCGGCTACGGCTCGCTCTCCCCCATGCGCAACGGCCTCGCCATCGCCGGCGACTACATCTCCGCGGCGACCGTGCTGGGCACCGGCGGAGTGATCGCCCTCTTCGGCTACGACGGCGTCGTCCTCGCCCTCAGCACCGCCCTGTCCCTGATGCTGCTGATGTTCCTGCTGGCCGAACCCCTGCGCAACGCGGGCCGGTTCACGATGGGCGACGCGCTGGCCCGGCGGATGCCCGGCCGCTCCGTACGCATCGTCGCCTGCGTCGTCACGATCGCCGCGCTGATGCCGATGATGCTGGTCCAACTCGCGGGCACCGGCGACCTGTTGGCGTTCATCCTCGGCTTCTCCAGCGAGAGCCTGAAGACCGGTGTCGTGGTGATCGTCGGCGCGCTGATGATCGGTTACGCGGCGATCGGCGGCATGAAGGGCACCGCCCTCATCCAGATCCTCAAGATCGTGATGCTGCTCGGCTCGGGGGCGCTCATCGCCGTCCTGATCCTGCACAAGTTCGACTGGAACCCCGGCCTGTTGCTCGGCGCGGCGGCGGAGAAGAGCGGCATCGGCACCGGCTACCTCCACTCCGGTCTGCAGTTCTCGGGCGGCCCGTTCCCCGAACTCGACATGATCAGCGCCCAGTTGACGGTCGTCCTCGGCGGCGCCTGCCTGCCGCACGTCACCATGCGCATGTACACCGCGAACAGCGCCCGCCAGGTCCGCCGCTCGCTGTCCTGGGCGGTCCCCTCCGTGGCCCTCTTCGTCCTGATCATCTCGGTGATCGGCTTCGGCGCGACGGCCCTGATCGGCCGCGAGGTGATCGCGGCGGCCGACCCCCAGGGCAACACGGCCTATCTGATGGGGTCGATGGCGGCGTTCGGCACGGAGGTGTCCACGGCGGAGACGCTGCTCTTCACGACGGTGACGACGGCGGTCTTCCTGACGCTGCTCGCCTCCGTGGCCGGCATGATCCTCGCCTGCGCCAACTCCCTCGCCCACGACGTCTTCGCGGCCCGCGCGACCAAGCCGCTCACGCCCCGCCGCGAGATGACCATCGCCCGGCTGTCGGCGGGCGCGGTCGGCGTCACGGCGATCGTCCTCGCCACGATGGTCCAGCACCGCAACCTCCAGCCCCTGGTCACCCTCTCCTTCTGCCTGGGCGCCTCCGCCATCGCGCCCGCGCTCGTCTACGGCCTCTTCTGGCGCCGCTACACCCGGACGGGACTGATGTACACCCTCGTCGGCGGCACCCTCTCCGTCCTCGTCCTCATGACCGGCACCAACCTGGTCTCGGGCTCCCCCCACGCGGCCTTCCCCCAAGCCGACTTCAACTGGTTCCCCTTCACCACCACCGGCCTGCTCTCCATCCCCCTGGGCTTCGCCTTCGGCTGGCTGGGCACCACCCTCTCGGGCCGCACCAAGGCAGAAGAACAACGCAGACAGTACGAGGCGGTGGAGGGCTGGATCCTGGCGGGCGCGACAAGAAGAGGCGACTGACGAGGGGTCCGGCATTCGAGGGGGCCGGGGCTCTTCCAGGAACGAGCGGGTCTCCGGCCGCACTGAAACGCCGGGCTCGGGGCATCTCAAGGGCAGGCGATCCACCCGTCCCCCTGAAACCGCCGCGACGCACCGGCGCTTTTCAGGGGCGAGCGAGTCTCCCCGTCCCCCTCAAACCGCCGCGCACCAGCGCTTTTCAAGGACGAGCAAGTCCCCCGTCCCCCTCAAACCACCGCGCACCAGCGCTTTTCAGGGGCGCGGGGAACTGCGCGAGAAGCCCCACCCACCCGCACCCGACGACGCACCCCCAACGGCCCCACCCACCCGCACCCGACGACGCACCCCACACGCCCCCACCCCCCTCACTCGGTCAACGCGGACAGGCTCTCCCGGATGCAGTCCATGTGTGCCCGGACGTCGTCCCACCGCTCCCCGTGCTCCCGCAACACCCTCTCGGTCTCCCGAGCCACCCACTCCTCGCGCCGCCGAGCCTCCGCCAACGCCTCGGCGGCCCGTTCCTCCGCCTCCTCCTGCATCCGCACCGCATCGGCCTCCGCGTCAGCGAACCCCCGCTCGGCCGCGGCGAGCTCCGCCTCCGCCCGAGCCACCCGGTCCGCCAGCCCCGCGTCGAACGCGGCCTCCCGCTCGGCGACCTCCCGCTCGATCCCGGCCACCCGCTCGTCGTACTCCTTCTGGAGCTCCGCGAGCATCCCCTCCGCCCGCTCCCGCGTCTCCCGCAGCGCGGCCAACGCCTCGCCCCGCCCCTCCTTCACCCCACGCCGGGCCTCGATCCGCAGCTCGTCCGCCTCGGCCTGCGCCGCCAGCAACACCTGCCGGGCCCGCTCCTCGGCCTCGCCCCGGACCCCGTCGGCGTACGCCTGGGCGGCCGCCCGCAGCCGCTCCCCGGCCTCCTCCGCGTCGGTGACGATCCGCCGGGCGTCCTCGCGCCCGCCCTCGCGGACGGCCTCGGCCTCCGCGACACCGAGCTCGAACAGCTCCCGTGCCCGCCCGCCGAGCGCCTCGTACGTCTGCGGGGTGAGCCCGGCGACCGTCTCGCGCAGCAGGGCGAGGTCCGTGCCCATCTCCCGGGCCAGCACGGTCAGCCGGGCGGCCCGCTCCCAGGCGGCGTCCCGGTCCCTGGAGAGGGCCGCCGCGTGGGCGTCGACCTCCTCGGGACGGTAGCCACGCCGTACGACATCGAACTCGAAGTCATGGGGTGCCGTCGGTGCGCTGCTCATGCTGGGCCCTCTCCGCCGGACGCACACGAAATGATGATTTCGCGCCACATCTTGATGGATCGGACCAAAGTGTTCATAACGCGACACTCCGTGCGAGGTCACGGGAGCAGTCGGCGGGACACGCGTGAGGGCCCGGCCCGGATCACCTGCGTGTCCGGGCCGGGCCCTCTCGTCCTGCGTACGGGGCGGCCGACGTGGAGGTCAGCCGCGACGGGTCACAGCAACCCGTCCCACATCTGCTCCAGCAGCACCGACCACCAGCTCTCCGGCGAGGCCAGCGCCGCCGGGTCGAGGGCGGCGAGCTGCGCCTGGAAGTCGACGGTCCAACGCCCCGCCTGCTCCTGGTTGAGACCGAACCGCAGCCGCCACATCCGGCCGAGCAGCGCCAGGCAGCGCGCGAACTCGGGCAGCCCCGTGTTCACGAACTGTGGCGGCACGGGCGCACCGCCCGGCCCCGCCTCCACCGGCACGGCCACGATGTTCGCCGTGCCGTACTGCACACAGAGCGCCTTGCCGAAGTCGCTGCCCATCACCAGGTACGAGCCCGCGTCGGCCGCCGGCTGCACCCCGCGCTCCTGCGCCAGCTCCGCCAGCGTCGGCACCGGGCGCCCCGGCTGGGCCTGCGCCCAGAAGAAGGGACCCATGTCCACCGGCAGCCCGGCGACGACCAGCGTGTGCGCCACGATCGGCGGAACGCCCTGCCGCGACACAGCCTGCTGGTCGAACCGGAACACCCCCGGCCCGAACGCCGCCGCCAGCTCCTGCCCGATCACCTCCGGCGGGACCGGCGGCGCCGGCTGCACCGGCGGCAACGGCGCCCGCACCGGCGCGGGCCGCGCGGGACCGTCCGCGACCTGGTGCAACTCGCCCTGATGGGCGAGCAGTTGGGCCATGCCCTGCTGCCGGCTCGCGTGGTCCTTGCCGTACGGGGCGATGGACGTGATGCGCGCGTTCGGCCACTGCTCACGGATCATCCGCGCGCAGTACGCCCCCGGCAGCTCGCACGACTCCAACTCGGTGTGCAGCTCCAGCACGGCCTCCGGCGGGATGTTCATCCCGCGCAGCTCGTGGAAGATCTGCCACTCCGGGTGCGGCGTGCCCGGCGCCGAACGCCGGATCACCTGCTGCTCGGACCCGTCCGGAGCACGGAAGCGCAGGACGGCCTGGTAGCCGGGGCCCACGGTCGGCTGCCCGGCGGGCGGCTGCGGATAGCCGTACGCGGGCGGAGCCCCCATCGGCGGCCCAGGCTGACCGGGAACCGGTCCGGGCTGACCCGGCTGACCAGGCATCGGCTGTCCGGGCATCGGCTGTCCGGGCATCCCGTGGGGAGCCCCCGGCGGCATCCCGGGCGGACCGGGCGGCTGCGGGGCCCCGGGCGCACCGGGTCCGACCACGGCGGGACCGGCCAGCATCGTCGCCGCGTGGTGCACACCACCGGCGGGCGTACCCCCGGGCGGATTCGGCGCACCGGGAGCACCCGGGACGCCAGGAGCACCAGGGGCGTGCGGACCGCCCTGGTGACCGGGGACGCCGGGCTGCCCCGGAGCGCCGGGGACACCGGGGGCGCCAGGAACACCCGGCCGACCCGGAGCCCCAGGGGGCCCCGGCGGCAGCGGCGCACCCGGTCCGCCCACGGCGGGACCGGCCAGCATCGTCGCGGCGTGGTGCACACCACCGGCGGGCGTACCCCCCGGCGGATTCGGCGCACCAGGAGCGCCCGGGGCACCAGGACCGCCGGGCCCACCGGCTCCACCGGGTCCACCGGGCTGTCCGGGAGCACCCGGGCCCCCGGGGCCGTCCGGACCGAGGGAGGAGACCATCTGGGTCGGCACATAGCCGCCCGCCGGGGTGCCCGGAGCACCGGGACCGGACTGCGGCGGAGGCGTGGCACCCGGCCGGGCACCCGGCGTCCCCGGGGCCCCGGGCGGAGCCGGAGGCGGCGGCGCACCGGCCGCCCCGCCCCGGCGCGGCGGCGGCGCGGCCTTGCTCGTGGCGGCGTCGGCGATGTCACCGGCGTGGGGCGCCGACGAAGGCCCAGGAGGCGGCGTACCGGGC
This genomic stretch from Streptomyces deccanensis harbors:
- a CDS encoding MFS transporter; protein product: MLAMGLAALDATIVAIAVPQIVADLGGFSVFSWLFSGYLLAATVTLPVYGRLSDTFGRKPVLVVGAALFLLGSLLCALAWNMAALIAFRVVQGLGGGALAGTVQTLAADLYPLEERPKIQSKLSTVWAVSAVAGPGVGGALATYADWRWIFLINLPLGAAALWLLARHLHEPPRESTSGRPRIDWAGALTILACGGALLTALVQGGVAWSWLSWPSITLLGTGVALIGVLVLIERRAAEPIIPGWVWRRRTIAAVNLALGALGLLMVAPTVFLATYAQSVLGLAPVAAGFVVSVWTLTWPLSAALSQHVYRRIGFRNTSVLGITAAALVLFAFAFLPYPGEPWQPTLLMLLLGAALGLFQLPLIIGVQSSVEWEERGTATASILFCRQTGQTLGAAAFGAVANGVLASRLGGSGNLDAVTHGLGTGPAPEPIRAAIADAVHAVYLGAACAATAALLVLLVVAPRRFPVLKD
- a CDS encoding DUF485 domain-containing protein, which translates into the protein MTDPFSSPPHQTPYPPHTSSPSYQTYPWAPREPEPQPTSETPRHAPLGHHSDLRVLRGAYRWQRRVATLTALGYFVLFLLLSAFAPSFMTGEVSGGLSTGLLLGLIQVPVTCLAIWLYEHTARLRVDPLADRIRDLAAVDARRGTVR
- a CDS encoding cation acetate symporter; translated protein: MSLVGFTAVATITLLLCVMTGPDRDDLDEFYTGYGSLSPMRNGLAIAGDYISAATVLGTGGVIALFGYDGVVLALSTALSLMLLMFLLAEPLRNAGRFTMGDALARRMPGRSVRIVACVVTIAALMPMMLVQLAGTGDLLAFILGFSSESLKTGVVVIVGALMIGYAAIGGMKGTALIQILKIVMLLGSGALIAVLILHKFDWNPGLLLGAAAEKSGIGTGYLHSGLQFSGGPFPELDMISAQLTVVLGGACLPHVTMRMYTANSARQVRRSLSWAVPSVALFVLIISVIGFGATALIGREVIAAADPQGNTAYLMGSMAAFGTEVSTAETLLFTTVTTAVFLTLLASVAGMILACANSLAHDVFAARATKPLTPRREMTIARLSAGAVGVTAIVLATMVQHRNLQPLVTLSFCLGASAIAPALVYGLFWRRYTRTGLMYTLVGGTLSVLVLMTGTNLVSGSPHAAFPQADFNWFPFTTTGLLSIPLGFAFGWLGTTLSGRTKAEEQRRQYEAVEGWILAGATRRGD
- a CDS encoding cellulose-binding protein, with the protein product MSSAPTAPHDFEFDVVRRGYRPEEVDAHAAALSRDRDAAWERAARLTVLAREMGTDLALLRETVAGLTPQTYEALGGRARELFELGVAEAEAVREGGREDARRIVTDAEEAGERLRAAAQAYADGVRGEAEERARQVLLAAQAEADELRIEARRGVKEGRGEALAALRETRERAEGMLAELQKEYDERVAGIEREVAEREAAFDAGLADRVARAEAELAAAERGFADAEADAVRMQEEAEERAAEALAEARRREEWVARETERVLREHGERWDDVRAHMDCIRESLSALTE
- a CDS encoding SUKH-4 family immunity protein, which codes for MVTFAQAQERAEEWINGDLPGYQHREVRVREFDLGFVVWAEDRADGPRSDGGAQRLVIARDSGEATLWPSLPVGEVIRRFEEEYGRTEAASAAAPAPPARVDLNQTSFLLTPPEWLQDAADRMGIPDHRAGAGAGAGAGSGSGAGASDGAGSRPAAVGAAAGDSGAGTGGSGSFGVNGVNGASGGGGSLPETMAGPVGQSPSVGRGTPDAPADATPWPAAASAEDEVRDAVPPRDAVPQDAVPAGATPWAGTDTNAEAEDDRSVPLPDTVFAPQLSEVSDTDDAPPPSALPEAKTALISGGSQLPRTTVAPALGAPAPGPDAGAPGGPAQPSQQPPSGPGTPPPGAPQSYGYPQGPGAPQGPGAPSGPGTPPPGAPQSYGYPQGPGAPQGPGTPPPGAPSYGYPQGPGGPQGPGTPPPGPSSAPHAGDIADAATSKAAPPPRRGGAAGAPPPPAPPGAPGTPGARPGATPPPQSGPGAPGTPAGGYVPTQMVSSLGPDGPGGPGAPGQPGGPGGAGGPGGPGAPGAPGAPNPPGGTPAGGVHHAATMLAGPAVGGPGAPLPPGPPGAPGRPGVPGAPGVPGAPGQPGVPGHQGGPHAPGAPGVPGAPGAPNPPGGTPAGGVHHAATMLAGPAVVGPGAPGAPQPPGPPGMPPGAPHGMPGQPMPGQPMPGQPGQPGPVPGQPGPPMGAPPAYGYPQPPAGQPTVGPGYQAVLRFRAPDGSEQQVIRRSAPGTPHPEWQIFHELRGMNIPPEAVLELHTELESCELPGAYCARMIREQWPNARITSIAPYGKDHASRQQGMAQLLAHQGELHQVADGPARPAPVRAPLPPVQPAPPVPPEVIGQELAAAFGPGVFRFDQQAVSRQGVPPIVAHTLVVAGLPVDMGPFFWAQAQPGRPVPTLAELAQERGVQPAADAGSYLVMGSDFGKALCVQYGTANIVAVPVEAGPGGAPVPPQFVNTGLPEFARCLALLGRMWRLRFGLNQEQAGRWTVDFQAQLAALDPAALASPESWWSVLLEQMWDGLL